One stretch of Helicobacter jaachi DNA includes these proteins:
- a CDS encoding TonB-dependent receptor plug domain-containing protein, with amino-acid sequence MQPSNTQNHTAQSHKAQSHKASFKKSMLMLTWGAMISALCANALAAQEDKDNRIYDLGRIEQVSKSSPGANTTVSTITEADISKTMSNDVAQALRYTPGVFYAPAGYGQGAQRGEPGIQIRGFGRTSIGLFLDGVPVHSIYDNNTDFAQFNTFGISEIAVSKGYTSPLYGMNTLGGAINVITSKPKDKLEVMGRVGFVSNNEKQIALSVGSNMGKYYMQASYAFTDRDSLNFSRNFTETINEPDRDKKRNSYYKNHTMRAKVGYQADENNEYSLNFIYQKGEKGGLVNVNSVGPVWDWPNYDKITAYYLGQTQISDKLSLNSKVYYDSFYNDLRMVRRGNGSAWGDRSVYDDYSIGGIFTLGYDFDADKRFNMGVNLRNDNHKNNDYGANSEAAGSTDLSDFSTSIFAEYAQRLNSIFRFALNGSYDRNDVLSVSIADEPNAGKPVQQGWTLQGIMYANAGDYSTFHLTIGKKSKLINLRNRYSTIWGSTVRNPNLQPESGINYEVGYDLDYQSTKFTLAAFYNDMNNMFGTKQVDGSLCSNPTTQNGVTYCSQYVNIAQGYSYGSEVSFQQGLFDERLSFGANYTFTKRVAESGETRAQLGYPSHIVNGNITLAPLKQFDISALATYQDKMWITQSTQNKDIFLVDIKANYRPIDSLQLSVGAYNLLDRNYYYYAGYYQAGRRIYASIEYRF; translated from the coding sequence ATGCAGCCAAGCAACACACAAAACCACACCGCGCAATCACACAAGGCGCAATCACACAAAGCAAGCTTTAAAAAAAGTATGCTTATGCTCACTTGGGGGGCAATGATAAGCGCGCTTTGCGCTAATGCCCTAGCCGCTCAAGAGGATAAAGATAATAGAATCTACGACTTAGGGCGCATTGAGCAAGTGAGCAAAAGCTCGCCCGGAGCCAATACGACGGTAAGCACTATCACTGAAGCAGATATAAGCAAAACTATGTCAAATGATGTCGCGCAAGCTCTGCGCTACACACCTGGCGTATTTTATGCGCCTGCTGGCTATGGACAAGGCGCGCAAAGAGGCGAGCCGGGCATTCAAATACGCGGCTTTGGGCGCACATCTATCGGATTATTTTTAGATGGCGTGCCTGTGCATTCAATCTATGATAATAACACAGACTTTGCGCAGTTTAATACCTTTGGCATTAGTGAAATTGCTGTATCTAAGGGATATACAAGCCCGCTTTATGGTATGAATACACTAGGGGGCGCAATAAATGTCATCACCTCTAAACCAAAAGATAAGCTAGAAGTTATGGGCAGAGTTGGCTTTGTGAGCAATAATGAAAAGCAAATCGCCCTGAGTGTAGGCTCAAATATGGGCAAATACTATATGCAGGCAAGCTATGCCTTTACTGATAGGGATTCGCTTAATTTCTCACGCAATTTTACAGAAACTATCAATGAACCTGATAGAGATAAAAAGCGCAATAGTTATTACAAAAATCACACTATGCGCGCGAAAGTGGGCTATCAAGCTGATGAAAATAATGAATATTCACTCAATTTTATCTATCAAAAAGGTGAAAAGGGAGGCTTAGTTAATGTTAATAGCGTGGGTCCCGTGTGGGATTGGCCCAACTATGATAAAATCACAGCCTACTATCTAGGGCAGACACAAATAAGTGATAAACTCTCTTTAAACTCCAAAGTGTATTATGATAGTTTCTATAATGATTTGCGTATGGTGCGCCGTGGCAATGGTAGCGCATGGGGCGATAGGAGCGTGTATGATGACTATAGCATAGGTGGTATTTTCACGCTAGGCTATGATTTTGATGCGGATAAGCGCTTTAATATGGGGGTCAATCTACGCAATGACAATCACAAAAATAACGACTATGGCGCTAATAGCGAAGCCGCAGGCAGCACGGACTTAAGTGATTTTAGCACCTCTATCTTTGCTGAATACGCCCAAAGGCTAAATAGTATATTCCGCTTTGCACTCAATGGCAGCTATGATAGAAATGATGTGCTAAGTGTAAGCATTGCTGATGAGCCAAATGCAGGCAAACCTGTGCAGCAAGGCTGGACATTGCAAGGTATTATGTATGCAAATGCAGGGGATTACTCTACTTTCCACCTAACCATTGGCAAAAAAAGCAAGCTTATTAATTTGCGCAACCGCTATTCAACTATATGGGGTAGCACTGTGCGCAATCCAAACTTGCAGCCAGAATCTGGCATTAACTACGAAGTGGGCTATGACCTTGACTATCAAAGCACCAAATTCACACTCGCAGCCTTTTATAATGATATGAATAATATGTTTGGCACAAAGCAAGTAGATGGCTCTTTGTGTAGTAATCCCACCACACAAAATGGCGTAACATACTGCAGCCAATATGTAAATATCGCGCAGGGCTACTCCTATGGTAGCGAAGTGAGCTTCCAACAAGGGCTTTTTGATGAAAGGCTAAGCTTTGGTGCGAACTATACTTTCACTAAAAGAGTGGCTGAAAGTGGCGAAACGCGCGCGCAGTTAGGTTACCCTAGCCATATTGTCAATGGTAATATTACACTTGCACCCCTTAAGCAGTTTGATATAAGCGCGCTTGCTACATACCAAGATAAAATGTGGATTACACAAAGCACGCAGAATAAGGACATTTTCCTAGTGGATATTAAGGCAAATTATCGCCCAATCGATAGCTTGCAGTTAAGCGTAGGAGCGTATAATTTGCTTGATAGAAACTACTACTATTATGCAGGATACTATCAAGCAGGACGCAGAATCTACGCTAGCATCGAGTATAGATTCTAA
- a CDS encoding ABC transporter substrate-binding protein, which yields MKKYIFACVFISLIFAGCGDKEQNTESSIESSAPDSIQQSQNAPDVTSGALPTLSAEERASCKRALGTVPPLTVLLELLYPEGMIGLNYQPYPEDIPFMPEGVSELPVLGVLSKGTLSFEEIAKHKPDVVFFGEGTLESITEPYQKAGIEVVKVPAFSYKDLSSVVQSYADALSQNNGINNICGQKVAQKAELLLQTLKSNQDLLAQLNAQVQNRPSVYFAADMNGLKSVCLKESGDLDSVIPISLFGGTNALPCSMLSESGQFAYIDFELLAKINPQVIFVRELPLYKELKENPSANWANLDAIKNKRFYYAPSTPSNWLTLPPSVMQNIGFLWAFSKLHPDLLDDAQVKSIAKAFFATFLRELSDEDYASLQGL from the coding sequence ATGAAAAAGTATATTTTTGCCTGTGTGTTTATAAGCCTTATATTTGCAGGCTGCGGAGATAAAGAGCAAAATACAGAATCTAGCATAGAATCTAGCGCGCCAGATTCTATACAGCAGAGCCAAAATGCGCCAGATGTTACAAGCGGCGCATTGCCCACTTTAAGCGCTGAAGAGAGGGCAAGCTGCAAGAGGGCTTTAGGCACGGTACCTCCGCTCACAGTGCTTTTAGAGCTGCTCTATCCAGAGGGTATGATAGGGCTAAACTATCAACCCTACCCAGAGGATATACCCTTTATGCCTGAGGGCGTGAGCGAGCTGCCTGTGCTTGGCGTGCTCTCCAAAGGCACGCTCTCTTTTGAGGAGATAGCTAAACATAAGCCTGATGTGGTGTTCTTTGGTGAGGGTACTTTAGAATCTATCACGGAGCCATACCAAAAGGCAGGCATTGAGGTGGTGAAAGTCCCTGCGTTTAGCTATAAAGATTTAAGCAGTGTCGTGCAATCTTACGCCGATGCGCTCTCCCAAAACAATGGCATAAATAATATTTGCGGACAGAAAGTAGCGCAAAAGGCAGAATTACTGCTACAAACGCTTAAAAGTAACCAAGACTTGCTCGCCCAGCTCAATGCGCAGGTGCAAAATCGCCCAAGTGTATATTTCGCAGCGGATATGAATGGGCTAAAGTCGGTGTGCTTAAAAGAAAGTGGAGATTTAGATTCTGTAATCCCTATATCACTTTTTGGCGGCACAAATGCCCTGCCTTGCAGTATGCTAAGCGAAAGTGGGCAGTTTGCGTATATTGATTTTGAGCTATTAGCTAAGATTAATCCGCAAGTGATTTTTGTGCGTGAGCTGCCTTTGTATAAGGAGCTAAAGGAAAATCCTAGCGCTAATTGGGCAAATCTAGATGCGATTAAAAATAAGCGATTTTATTACGCGCCTTCAACGCCTAGCAACTGGCTCACGCTCCCGCCTAGTGTAATGCAAAATATAGGCTTTTTGTGGGCGTTTTCTAAGCTGCACCCCGATTTACTCGATGATGCGCAGGTAAAAAGCATAGCCAAAGCCTTTTTTGCTACATTCTTGCGTGAGTTGAGCGATGAGGACTATGCGAGCCTGCAAGGACTCTAA